The bacterium sequence GTAATACCCTGTGCAAAATCTTCCGGTATAGGATCTTTGAGAACTGCTACACTTTCATCCATAACCTGTGTATGCGTAAGCATTCTGGTTGCAACAATTGGTATACCGGATTTAAGATAAGAATATATTTTTAAAGGTGTGTTTGTCCCCCTGGTACGGGGAGATAAAAGAATTTGTGCACACATCATGTAGCTTTTTATCTTGTCAGGAGAAACCTGGCCTGTAAAAATAAAATTCCTTTCAACTCCTCTGTCTGCCGCCATTTTTTTATACTGGTCCACCTGATCCTCATGTCCTCCCACAACAAGAAAAACAATCTCTTTCTTATCTTTTAAAACAAGCCCGGCACTTTTTATTAAAAGGTCAATACCCTGATAGGGCTCAAGAGTGCCTGCATAAAGAGCTGTTACTTTGCCCTGTAATCCATGCTTTTTCTTTATCTCTTCGGAAAAATCTTTTTCTCCGAATATCAGTTCGTAATCAACTACATTTTCTATAAGAAACGATCCCTTTTCAGGCTCAATGGAAAGCACATGATTATACAGATCAGGACAGATCGTTATTATAGAATCTGCATTGGACAGCACTAAGTTTTCAAGCCTTTCAAAAACAGAAACAAGAAAACGAGATTTGGAAAACTGGAAATTGGAAAGCTGCTGCGGCAGGCTGGAGTGCATATCATAAATATGGGGGACCCTGAATATCTTTGCAAAAAGAGTTCCCCAAAATCCTGCCTCTTCATGGGTGTGGATTAAATCATAATGCCCTGTCATAATAAATCTAAAAGAATATGCCGCAAGTACAATATCAAGGGGTACCTTTTTAATTGACGGGCCGATTTTTATTTTTTTTATTCCGGGCATTCGGGGAATCCGTATAATACGGACTCCCGGGAAATTAACCTCTTCTCCGATAGGGTAGGTTAAAAGGTCCACCTTGTAACCCATATCGGAATAAGTTTTTAACCTTCCGACCACACTAAAGGGTGTGCCTCTCGGTTCAAAAATAGGTTCAGGTGCTATCATCAATATTTTTTTACTCATTTATTTGACAGGCCGGCTTTATTTTTCACCGGCCTCCTCCGAAATTTTATTCCGTATCGGTTTTCTCCTGAATAAAATCACACTGCCCCGTACCCTGTAAGCACTACAAACACGGTACGAATAAGTATTTTAAAATCGAGCCACAGAGAGAAATTGTCTATATACTTCATATCCATTTCCATCCATCTCTCAAAATCTATCTTATTTCTGCCGCTCACCTGCCATATACATGTTAAGCCGGGTTTCATACTCAGACGCCTTCTGTGCCACACTTCATAAAGCTCAACTTCTGCAGGCAGAGGCGGCCGCGGGCCTACAAGGCTCATATCTCCTCTAAGTACATTTAAAAGCTGCGGGAGTTCATCAATACTCAGCCTGCGCATAAATCTTCCAAAAGGTGTTACTCTCGGGTCTCTCTTCATTTTAAAAACAGGGCCCTTCATCTCATTCTGTTCCTGCAGTTTTCTCTTTCTCATTTCCGCACCTACAATCATGGAACGAAATTTATAAAGCACAAATCTCCTGCCGTTCTGGCCGCATCTGATCTGTTTATAAAACACAGGCCCTTTAGAGCTCAACTTGATCACTGCTGCAGTGAAAAAAAATACAGGGGACAGAATAATCAATGATAAAGAAGAGACTGTAATATCCAAAACCCGTTTTAAAAAAAGCTGCCACTCTTCAGCAACTGTGGTTTGCAGCAATATAAGGGGTATCCCTGCAAAATCAGATAATCTGAGCCTTGCAACCTTAGGTTCAAACAGATCAACCGTAATTGCTGTTACAACCCCTTCATCTTCACAATGATGAATCGCATCTTCAACCCGATTGAGCCATAATCTCGGCACAACAAAAATAACCCTGTCAATCACAGATTCTCTTAAAATCCTCGGAATATCTCTTATTCGCCCTATTACCTCATAACCCATTACACTCGTTCCGAGCAGTTTAGGGTCATCATCAACAAGCCCGACAATCTTCAGCCCCCACTTGGCGTGATCGTGAACACTTTTAATAAATTTCTGCGCTCTCGGGCCGGTACCTACAATAAGCATATTTACAAGATTATAACCCTGGTTGAATGAGTAGTCAAGTATCCAGCGCCAAAATGCTTTTTCAAATCCCAGAAAAAAGAAAGCTGTAACTGCAAAAACTCCTACATAAAACCTGCTTGTAAGAGTCATCTTTAAAAGGAATATTCCGCTGCCCATTACTACAATGGAGAGCAGCCCCGTACGAAATACCCTCCACATTATTTCTACAAATGGCTTAGTACGAAAATTCATATAAACGCCGTCAGCAGACATAAGCCATACCCAGGCAGGAACGGATATAAGCACAAGCCAGAGATGATTTCTTAAAAAATAAAATGCACCATTCAAAGTCATGTCAGGGGCGAATGCCATTGGCCCTAAATCCATGTACTGCCTGAATCCCATGGTTATAAAAAATGCAGCTCCGAAAGCTATTATAATTGCAACAGCATCAGAAAGCTTCATTAATCTTATAAGAAAAATTTCCTTATCTCTTACCATGGGTTATTTCCCGGTCAAAGTCTTCTTAAACCACTCTGCGAACCTAACTATTCCTTCTTCTATTGGAACAGACGGATTATATCCCAATTCTTTTTTAGCTTTTGACACATCAGCATAAGTCAAATCCACATCGCCAGGCTGCATGGGAAGATACTCAATATTTGCCTTTTTACCAACAGCATTTTCAATGAGAGAAATAAGATAGCCAAGTTCAACAGTACGTGATTCTCCAAGGTTGTAAATATTATAGCCCTTGCATTTATCAAGGGAACGTACTATGCCGTCAACTATATCTGAAATAAAAGTATAATCCCTTTTTGTTGTTCCGTCTCCATAAATAGGTATCCTTTTACCTTCGCTTATAAGCCTTGTAAATTTGTGTATTGCCATGTCAGGGCGCTGTCTCGGGCCGTATACGGTAAAAAAACGCAGGCATGAGACTGATATTGAATAAATGGAGTGATAAGTATATGCAAGAAGCTCACACGCTTTTTTTGTTGCAGCATAGGGAGAAATCGGGAAATCAACATTATCTGATTCCGAAAAAGGGTGTTTTTTATTATTTCCGTAAACAGAAGAAGATGAA is a genomic window containing:
- a CDS encoding GDP-mannose 4,6-dehydratase, which produces MKILVTGGAGFIGSHLTEYLLKEGHFVVCIDNFNNYYDPLIKRHNIKNAMGSGNYLLEEGDICDVSFIEDIFNKHKFDSVIHLAARAGVRPSIENPKLYQKVNIEGTVTLLDASVRYNVNKFVLASSSSVYGNNKKHPFSESDNVDFPISPYAATKKACELLAYTYHSIYSISVSCLRFFTVYGPRQRPDMAIHKFTRLISEGKRIPIYGDGTTKRDYTFISDIVDGIVRSLDKCKGYNIYNLGESRTVELGYLISLIENAVGKKANIEYLPMQPGDVDLTYADVSKAKKELGYNPSVPIEEGIVRFAEWFKKTLTGK
- a CDS encoding sugar transferase — encoded protein: MVRDKEIFLIRLMKLSDAVAIIIAFGAAFFITMGFRQYMDLGPMAFAPDMTLNGAFYFLRNHLWLVLISVPAWVWLMSADGVYMNFRTKPFVEIMWRVFRTGLLSIVVMGSGIFLLKMTLTSRFYVGVFAVTAFFFLGFEKAFWRWILDYSFNQGYNLVNMLIVGTGPRAQKFIKSVHDHAKWGLKIVGLVDDDPKLLGTSVMGYEVIGRIRDIPRILRESVIDRVIFVVPRLWLNRVEDAIHHCEDEGVVTAITVDLFEPKVARLRLSDFAGIPLILLQTTVAEEWQLFLKRVLDITVSSLSLIILSPVFFFTAAVIKLSSKGPVFYKQIRCGQNGRRFVLYKFRSMIVGAEMRKRKLQEQNEMKGPVFKMKRDPRVTPFGRFMRRLSIDELPQLLNVLRGDMSLVGPRPPLPAEVELYEVWHRRRLSMKPGLTCIWQVSGRNKIDFERWMEMDMKYIDNFSLWLDFKILIRTVFVVLTGYGAV
- a CDS encoding glycosyltransferase family 4 protein; translation: MSKKILMIAPEPIFEPRGTPFSVVGRLKTYSDMGYKVDLLTYPIGEEVNFPGVRIIRIPRMPGIKKIKIGPSIKKVPLDIVLAAYSFRFIMTGHYDLIHTHEEAGFWGTLFAKIFRVPHIYDMHSSLPQQLSNFQFSKSRFLVSVFERLENLVLSNADSIITICPDLYNHVLSIEPEKGSFLIENVVDYELIFGEKDFSEEIKKKHGLQGKVTALYAGTLEPYQGIDLLIKSAGLVLKDKKEIVFLVVGGHEDQVDQYKKMAADRGVERNFIFTGQVSPDKIKSYMMCAQILLSPRTRGTNTPLKIYSYLKSGIPIVATRMLTHTQVMDESVAVLKDPIPEDFAQGITGLINNPSLGKELAMNAKKLADEKYSYKIYRKKLESSVENALKKGL